One genomic region from Paramicrobacterium agarici encodes:
- a CDS encoding histidine phosphatase family protein: MTQITFVRHGQTDWNLQRRIQGLTDIPLNDTGRAQARRTGEQLALDSWDAIVSSPLSRARETAEIIARHVGLPSPDLIDGLQERAHGDMEGMSFEERQAAFPGDTVVPGLESRDAVIDRVLAALGGLERTHPFERIIAVTHGGVIGSLVRHATQGGQPAAGQVIANGSHHDFSWSGGSLALLTLRAAETDKDLPPSKIPQR, encoded by the coding sequence GTGACCCAGATCACTTTCGTCCGGCACGGTCAGACCGATTGGAACCTTCAGCGCCGCATCCAGGGCCTCACCGACATTCCGCTCAATGACACGGGGCGCGCTCAGGCGCGCCGCACGGGCGAGCAACTCGCGCTCGACTCATGGGATGCCATCGTGTCGAGTCCGTTGAGCCGTGCTCGAGAGACTGCGGAGATCATCGCACGCCACGTGGGACTGCCGTCGCCCGATCTCATTGACGGGCTGCAGGAGCGTGCTCACGGCGACATGGAGGGCATGTCCTTCGAAGAGCGTCAGGCGGCGTTTCCCGGCGATACGGTGGTTCCCGGCCTCGAGTCTCGTGACGCCGTGATCGATCGGGTGCTGGCCGCACTCGGCGGCCTGGAGCGCACGCACCCGTTTGAGCGCATCATCGCCGTGACGCACGGCGGCGTCATCGGCTCGCTCGTGCGCCACGCGACGCAGGGTGGCCAGCCGGCTGCCGGACAAGTCATCGCCAACGGCTCGCACCATGACTTCTCGTGGTCGGGAGGGTCGCTCGCGCTTCTCACGCTTCGCGCAGCCGAGACAGATAAAGATCTGCCGCCGTCGAAGATTCCTCAGCGCTGA
- a CDS encoding Sir2 family NAD-dependent protein deacetylase has protein sequence MTIAAEPQGSQLDGAAAVLEGRRIAFLTGAGVSTDSGIPDYRGDGAPRRTPMTIDEFLRDELARKRYWAGSHRGWKMFDAAQPNDGHRAIARFETAGVSSGVVTQNVDSLHGRAGSARHVELHGTLHRVVCLNCGQVYKRFDLARRLDELNPWLEEPDAVVINPDGDADVADPSQFVIPRCDLCGGVLKPEVVFFGEVVPLTTFRLAAGLVAQADALVVAGSSLVVNSGIRIVELARRRELPIVIINRGATKGDTRATVRLDAGTTTTLAALASRLIP, from the coding sequence ATGACGATTGCCGCTGAGCCGCAGGGGTCACAGCTCGATGGGGCCGCTGCCGTGCTCGAGGGCAGACGGATCGCGTTTCTGACTGGCGCCGGCGTGAGCACCGACTCGGGCATCCCTGACTATCGCGGTGATGGCGCCCCGCGGCGAACGCCCATGACGATCGACGAATTCCTCCGAGATGAGCTGGCTCGCAAGCGTTACTGGGCAGGCAGCCATCGCGGGTGGAAGATGTTCGACGCGGCGCAGCCGAACGATGGCCACCGTGCCATCGCTCGGTTCGAGACCGCAGGCGTGTCGTCTGGCGTCGTCACGCAGAACGTCGACTCGCTCCATGGCCGCGCGGGGAGCGCGCGGCACGTTGAACTGCACGGCACGCTGCACCGCGTGGTATGCCTGAACTGCGGGCAGGTCTACAAACGATTCGACCTCGCGCGCCGCCTTGACGAGCTGAACCCGTGGCTTGAAGAACCGGATGCTGTCGTCATCAACCCAGACGGAGACGCGGACGTCGCCGACCCGAGTCAATTCGTCATTCCCCGCTGCGACCTGTGCGGCGGCGTTCTGAAGCCGGAGGTCGTGTTCTTCGGTGAAGTCGTTCCGCTAACGACATTTCGCCTCGCGGCCGGTCTTGTGGCGCAGGCGGATGCTCTCGTCGTCGCCGGATCGTCGCTCGTCGTGAATTCGGGCATCCGCATCGTCGAGCTCGCGCGCCGACGTGAACTTCCCATCGTCATCATCAACCGAGGGGCGACGAAGGGCGACACACGTGCCACCGTTAGGCTGGATGCCGGCACAACCACGACTCTCGCGGCTCTCGCCTCCCGTCTGATCCCCTGA
- a CDS encoding TrmH family RNA methyltransferase yields MHITPITDLNDPALRDYSQLTDVALRRVLEPQGGLYLAESPKVIRRALAAGHKPRSVLLQERWLADIESDLAAFPDVPVYVGTPEVLEQLTGFHMHRGALASMHRPELASVADTIAGARRIVILEDIVDHTNVGAIFRAVAGIGADAVLVGPRCADPLYRRSVRVSMGCVLQVPWTRMPQWSTSIDDVKLAGFHVAALALDDRAIALNEFSRATPDKLALCLGAEGDGLSPRALHSADSTIVIPMMHGVDSLNVASASAVALWELRVR; encoded by the coding sequence GTGCACATCACGCCCATCACCGACCTCAACGATCCTGCGCTGCGCGACTATTCCCAGCTCACCGACGTCGCTCTGCGTCGAGTGCTCGAACCGCAAGGGGGTCTGTATCTCGCTGAGTCGCCCAAGGTCATCCGCCGCGCACTCGCCGCTGGGCACAAGCCGCGATCCGTCTTGCTTCAGGAACGGTGGCTCGCCGATATCGAGTCCGATCTCGCCGCGTTCCCCGACGTTCCCGTGTACGTCGGAACACCCGAGGTACTTGAGCAGCTGACGGGGTTTCACATGCACAGGGGCGCCCTGGCGTCGATGCACCGCCCAGAACTCGCGTCGGTCGCCGACACGATCGCCGGGGCGCGTCGCATCGTCATTCTCGAAGACATCGTCGATCACACGAACGTCGGTGCGATCTTCCGGGCGGTCGCGGGAATCGGCGCAGATGCGGTGCTTGTCGGGCCGCGCTGCGCCGATCCGCTGTACCGCCGAAGCGTCAGGGTCAGCATGGGCTGCGTGCTGCAGGTGCCCTGGACGCGCATGCCGCAATGGTCGACGTCGATCGACGATGTCAAGCTCGCCGGATTTCACGTAGCGGCCCTCGCCCTTGATGACCGCGCGATCGCACTCAACGAGTTTTCGCGCGCGACGCCAGACAAGTTGGCTCTCTGCCTCGGAGCCGAGGGAGACGGGCTGAGCCCTCGCGCGCTGCACAGCGCCGACTCCACCATCGTCATTCCGATGATGCACGGTGTCGATTCGCTCAACGTCGCTTCGGCGAGCGCCGTCGCCTTGTGGGAGCTGCGCGTTCGCTGA
- a CDS encoding 3'-5' exonuclease, with amino-acid sequence MSNNEGHWSESVGVFDLETTGIDVSTSRIVSANVSLLDHGGNIVSRTDWLADPGVPIPEQASRIHGITTEHARAMGRPAAAVVEEIVTALREILAMGAPIVIYNAPYDLSLLRHEALRHGIEPLADPRPVIDPLVIDKAVDRYRKGKRTLDVVAAHYGVELLAAHDASSDAIAAGRVAQALARTFPQALSLDAAELHEMQVGWCVAQAQSFQTYMRTKKGRVDFVASGEWPIRV; translated from the coding sequence GTGTCTAACAACGAAGGTCATTGGTCAGAATCGGTCGGCGTGTTCGATCTCGAGACGACGGGAATCGACGTCTCGACCAGCCGTATCGTCAGCGCGAACGTGAGCTTGCTCGACCATGGCGGCAACATCGTTTCCCGAACCGACTGGCTTGCCGACCCTGGAGTCCCAATCCCCGAGCAGGCATCCCGGATCCACGGCATCACGACCGAGCACGCGCGGGCCATGGGACGTCCTGCTGCGGCTGTTGTCGAAGAGATCGTCACGGCTCTTCGTGAGATCCTCGCCATGGGCGCTCCGATTGTGATTTACAACGCGCCCTACGATCTGAGTCTCCTGCGCCATGAGGCGCTCAGGCACGGCATCGAGCCGCTCGCCGATCCCCGGCCGGTCATCGACCCACTCGTCATCGACAAAGCCGTTGACCGCTATCGTAAGGGCAAGCGCACGCTCGATGTCGTTGCCGCGCACTACGGTGTGGAACTTCTCGCGGCCCACGACGCATCAAGCGATGCGATTGCTGCAGGACGCGTCGCGCAGGCTCTCGCGCGCACGTTTCCCCAGGCCCTGTCTCTCGATGCCGCCGAGCTGCACGAGATGCAGGTCGGCTGGTGCGTCGCCCAGGCGCAGAGCTTTCAGACGTACATGCGCACGAAGAAGGGCCGTGTCGACTTCGTCGCGTCAGGAGAGTGGCCGATTCGCGTTTAG
- a CDS encoding type B 50S ribosomal protein L31, which yields MKTAIHPEYAPVVFRDLASGATFLTRSTVSSDKTIELDGETYPVIDVEISSESHPFYTGKQRILDSAGRVEKFNQRFKNFGK from the coding sequence ATGAAGACTGCCATTCACCCCGAGTACGCACCGGTCGTATTCCGTGACCTCGCGTCGGGGGCGACGTTCCTCACGCGCTCCACGGTGTCGAGCGACAAGACCATCGAGCTCGATGGCGAGACGTACCCGGTCATCGACGTCGAGATCTCGTCGGAGTCACACCCGTTCTACACGGGTAAGCAGCGCATCCTCGACTCGGCCGGCCGCGTCGAGAAGTTCAACCAGCGCTTCAAGAACTTCGGCAAGTAA
- the fabG gene encoding 3-oxoacyl-ACP reductase FabG, protein MTTPRTVLVTGGNRGIGYAIAEQFVAEGHRVAVTARSGEGPEGTLTVRADVTDTASIDAAYSEVEEKLGAVEVVVANAGITRDTLMMRMSDDDFDAVVDTNLGGTFRVVKRASKGMLKARYGRIVLISSVVGLLGSAGQINYASSKAGLVGMARSITRELGARGITANVVAPGFIQTDMTASLPEDTQAEYKKRIPAGRFAEVSEVARVVTWLAGDDAAYISGAVIPVDGGLGMGH, encoded by the coding sequence ATGACAACACCGCGCACTGTTCTCGTCACCGGAGGCAACAGAGGCATCGGATACGCGATCGCAGAGCAATTCGTTGCCGAGGGCCACCGCGTCGCGGTGACGGCCCGCTCAGGCGAGGGACCGGAAGGCACACTCACCGTTCGCGCGGACGTCACCGACACGGCGAGCATCGACGCGGCGTACTCGGAGGTCGAAGAGAAGCTCGGAGCGGTTGAAGTGGTCGTCGCCAATGCGGGAATCACACGAGACACACTGATGATGCGCATGAGCGATGACGATTTCGATGCCGTCGTCGACACGAACCTCGGCGGGACGTTTCGCGTGGTCAAGCGCGCGTCGAAGGGCATGCTGAAAGCGCGCTACGGGCGGATCGTCTTGATCTCAAGCGTTGTCGGACTGCTCGGTTCTGCCGGTCAGATCAACTACGCGTCATCGAAGGCCGGCCTCGTCGGCATGGCTCGTTCCATCACCCGAGAGCTGGGAGCTCGCGGCATCACAGCAAACGTGGTCGCCCCTGGTTTCATCCAGACGGACATGACGGCATCGCTTCCCGAAGACACGCAAGCCGAATACAAGAAGCGCATCCCGGCAGGACGCTTCGCGGAGGTGAGCGAGGTCGCCCGTGTCGTGACGTGGCTCGCCGGCGACGATGCCGCCTACATCTCGGGAGCAGTGATTCCCGTTGACGGCGGACTCGGCATGGGGCACTGA
- a CDS encoding alpha/beta fold hydrolase produces MPKTSPYAEKLTRIPVRDAVVDVQGTRTRYWEYGTPDAELTLVFVHGFRGDHHGLEPVVAHLPDTRIIAPDLPGFGESSRFEAQTHDIAGYARWLIAFTKTLGIDETGVIVGHSFGSIIVSAAVATGLPATRVVLINPIAAPALAGPRGILTRLAVAYYRAGALLPAPLGFALLRNPLIVRVMSETMAKTRDANLRRWIHAQHDAYFSAFADRDVVLEAFRASVSHDVSEFAARIEQPVLLIASDRDDLTPIAAQESLARMLPDATLRVIPNVGHLIHYEAPADAARYIQEFVRGGVS; encoded by the coding sequence ATGCCGAAGACCTCACCGTATGCAGAGAAACTCACACGCATTCCCGTACGGGACGCGGTCGTCGACGTGCAGGGAACTCGCACGCGTTACTGGGAATACGGCACCCCGGATGCTGAGCTGACTCTGGTCTTCGTGCATGGTTTCCGCGGCGACCACCACGGGCTCGAGCCCGTTGTCGCGCACCTGCCTGACACGCGGATCATCGCCCCCGACCTCCCGGGCTTCGGCGAGTCGTCGCGCTTTGAGGCGCAGACGCACGACATCGCCGGTTATGCGCGCTGGCTCATCGCCTTCACGAAAACGCTCGGGATCGACGAAACCGGCGTCATCGTCGGGCACTCGTTCGGCTCCATCATTGTTTCGGCCGCGGTCGCCACAGGACTGCCCGCAACGCGCGTCGTTCTCATCAACCCCATTGCCGCTCCAGCACTCGCGGGGCCCCGCGGCATCCTCACCCGCCTTGCCGTCGCCTACTATCGAGCCGGCGCCCTCCTTCCGGCGCCACTGGGGTTCGCGCTCCTGCGGAACCCGCTGATCGTCCGCGTCATGAGCGAGACGATGGCCAAGACTCGCGACGCAAACCTGCGCCGATGGATCCACGCGCAGCACGATGCCTACTTCAGCGCCTTCGCCGACCGCGACGTGGTTCTCGAGGCCTTTCGCGCATCGGTCAGCCATGACGTGAGCGAGTTTGCCGCGCGCATCGAGCAGCCCGTGTTGCTCATCGCGTCTGACCGAGACGATCTGACCCCGATCGCCGCACAGGAGAGCTTGGCTCGGATGCTCCCCGACGCCACGCTTCGCGTGATCCCGAACGTTGGACATCTCATCCACTACGAGGCGCCCGCCGACGCGGCCCGGTACATTCAGGAGTTCGTGAGAGGGGGAGTCTCGTGA
- a CDS encoding DUF3099 domain-containing protein gives MKKASITTLGMTPEQERHRRVIKYSVAMGVRMVCIVLMLFSHGWWLLVFAIGAIVLPYVAVVIANTPVRTHTELERPDGVVVIPQNRNDSPHEPRSSDDHKREAS, from the coding sequence ATGAAGAAGGCATCGATCACCACTCTCGGGATGACTCCCGAGCAGGAGCGACACCGCCGAGTCATCAAGTACTCGGTGGCGATGGGCGTCCGCATGGTCTGTATCGTGTTGATGCTCTTCTCACACGGGTGGTGGCTTCTCGTGTTCGCTATCGGTGCCATCGTTCTGCCCTATGTCGCGGTCGTCATCGCGAACACCCCTGTGCGCACCCATACTGAGCTCGAACGACCAGACGGCGTCGTCGTCATCCCACAGAACCGGAACGACTCCCCTCACGAGCCCCGGTCATCCGACGACCACAAGCGTGAGGCGTCATGA
- a CDS encoding SGNH/GDSL hydrolase family protein — protein MTDNAQQPAAGAADPSQQHPWSRYVAIGDSFTEGIGDPEPTLPGGHRGWADRVAEVLSQGSHDFAYANLAVRGKLIQQIVDDQIEPALDLHPDLITISAGGNDVIRPGSDPDAIAQLFDSAVERLRSDGATVVVFTGVDVGFSPVFRGIRGKVAIYNENIRAIADSHDCIVADQWALKSVQDVRMFAPDRLHMNALGHHEVARMVLRALNVENELKPMEPEPLPARSWRQARREDLVWAREYLVPWVLRRIRHQSSGDHVTPKRPTAAPFRVPGS, from the coding sequence GTGACAGACAACGCTCAACAGCCGGCCGCGGGCGCGGCGGACCCCTCACAACAGCATCCCTGGTCGCGGTATGTGGCGATCGGGGATTCGTTCACCGAGGGAATCGGTGACCCGGAGCCGACGCTTCCAGGCGGACACCGCGGATGGGCCGATCGTGTCGCCGAGGTGCTCAGCCAGGGCTCACACGATTTCGCCTATGCGAATCTCGCGGTGCGGGGCAAGCTCATTCAGCAGATCGTCGATGACCAGATCGAGCCGGCGCTCGACCTGCACCCGGACCTGATCACGATCTCCGCGGGCGGAAACGACGTGATCCGACCGGGAAGCGACCCAGACGCGATCGCCCAGCTCTTCGATTCGGCCGTCGAGAGACTGCGGAGCGATGGTGCGACGGTTGTCGTATTCACGGGAGTCGATGTCGGCTTCTCCCCTGTCTTTCGCGGGATCCGGGGAAAGGTGGCGATCTACAACGAGAACATTCGCGCGATCGCCGACAGCCACGACTGCATCGTCGCCGACCAGTGGGCGCTCAAGAGCGTGCAAGATGTCCGCATGTTCGCGCCGGACAGACTGCACATGAATGCGCTCGGGCACCATGAGGTCGCTCGCATGGTGCTGCGCGCGCTCAATGTCGAGAACGAGCTGAAGCCGATGGAGCCGGAGCCTCTGCCCGCTCGCTCGTGGCGTCAAGCCCGGCGCGAAGACCTCGTCTGGGCGCGGGAATACCTTGTTCCGTGGGTGCTGCGGCGCATTCGTCATCAGTCCTCGGGCGACCATGTGACACCCAAGCGGCCGACGGCTGCACCGTTCCGCGTTCCCGGCTCCTGA
- the serB gene encoding phosphoserine phosphatase SerB codes for MPPTFATDSARFLVVLDADSTLIQDEAIELLADEAGSAEQVAEVTERAMRGELDFAASLRERVATLRGVPAAVYARVAARIRPTTGVEELIAGIHAAGGRIGVVSGGFHELLDPVAERLGVDVWRANRLEVADGTLTGRVDGDIVDAEAKASALREWAAASGIELRRTIAVGDGANDLRMMAIAGLSVAFNAKPAVRAAADVAIHRNDLSDVLPLLGLRG; via the coding sequence ATGCCGCCGACATTCGCTACCGACTCTGCCCGCTTCCTTGTTGTGCTGGATGCTGATTCGACACTCATCCAAGACGAGGCGATCGAGCTTCTTGCCGACGAAGCAGGCTCTGCCGAGCAGGTGGCTGAGGTCACCGAGCGCGCGATGCGCGGCGAACTCGACTTCGCCGCGAGCCTCAGAGAGCGAGTTGCAACGCTTCGGGGGGTTCCCGCGGCTGTCTATGCTCGCGTCGCCGCGCGCATCCGCCCGACCACAGGGGTGGAGGAGCTCATCGCGGGAATTCACGCAGCAGGAGGCCGCATCGGCGTCGTCTCCGGCGGATTCCACGAGCTGCTGGACCCCGTTGCCGAACGTCTCGGGGTTGACGTGTGGCGGGCGAATCGGCTCGAGGTCGCCGACGGTACTCTGACGGGTCGCGTCGACGGAGACATCGTCGACGCCGAAGCCAAGGCATCGGCTTTGCGGGAATGGGCCGCCGCCTCGGGAATCGAACTCAGACGCACAATCGCCGTCGGTGATGGGGCCAATGATCTGAGGATGATGGCGATCGCGGGTCTCAGCGTCGCCTTCAATGCAAAGCCCGCCGTTCGCGCTGCGGCGGACGTCGCCATTCATCGCAACGATCTCAGCGACGTGTTGCCTCTGCTCGGACTCCGAGGGTGA
- the treS gene encoding maltose alpha-D-glucosyltransferase gives MTFTAPIQLPGLARDPLWHRRAVFYEVMVRSFVDSNGDGTGDLAGLISKLDYLQWLGIDALWIPPIFASPLRDGGYDVADYRSVLPEFGTIDEFSELVTKAHERNMRIIIDLPLNHTSDQHEWFQQSRVDPDGPYGDFYVWSDTDEKWPDIRIVFTDTEDSNWAFDAERRQFFFHRFFSHQPDLNYANPAVHEAMYDIVRFWLDLGVDGFRLDAIPYLFESDEGNGEGEPETHEFIQRLRAIVDAEYPGRIMLAEANQWPREVAAFFGTDDEPECHMAFDFPVMPRIFYALRSQQSEELVRVLSESTDIPDWAGWGVFLRNHDELTLEMVSEEYRQAMYGWYAYDPRMRANVGIRRRLAPLLDNSRAELELTHALLFALPGSPFLYYGDEIGMGDNIWLPDRDSSRTPMQWTPDRNAGFSSADPGKLYLPVVRSLVYNYTLVNVESQLAQSGSLLHWIRNVIHVRKSHPAFGLGGMHVAASSHDSVLAFVRDYPGGSAPSGDWPETVLCVFSFAHNAVSTTLELPELAGCELRDLFGGAPFPKVGDDGTVTLTIGTQSFYWLQVMPAQGAGTGR, from the coding sequence GTGACGTTCACAGCCCCGATCCAGCTCCCCGGACTTGCCCGAGATCCCCTGTGGCATCGCAGGGCGGTCTTCTACGAGGTGATGGTCCGCTCGTTCGTTGACAGCAACGGCGATGGGACGGGAGACCTGGCCGGCCTCATCTCGAAGCTCGACTACCTGCAGTGGCTGGGAATCGACGCTCTGTGGATTCCGCCGATCTTCGCGTCGCCCTTGAGGGACGGCGGGTACGACGTCGCAGACTACCGTTCGGTCCTCCCCGAGTTCGGAACGATCGATGAGTTCTCTGAGCTCGTGACGAAGGCGCACGAGCGCAATATGCGAATCATCATCGATCTGCCGCTCAACCACACATCCGACCAGCACGAATGGTTCCAGCAGTCCCGGGTGGACCCCGACGGCCCATACGGTGACTTCTATGTCTGGAGTGACACAGACGAGAAGTGGCCGGACATCCGCATCGTCTTCACCGACACCGAAGACTCGAACTGGGCATTCGACGCCGAGCGGCGGCAGTTCTTCTTCCACCGATTCTTCTCGCACCAGCCCGACCTGAACTACGCGAACCCCGCGGTGCATGAGGCGATGTACGACATCGTGCGCTTCTGGCTCGATCTCGGCGTCGACGGCTTCCGGCTCGATGCGATCCCCTATCTGTTTGAGTCAGACGAGGGGAACGGCGAAGGCGAACCGGAGACGCACGAGTTCATTCAGCGTCTCCGGGCCATCGTCGATGCAGAATATCCGGGGCGGATCATGCTGGCCGAAGCCAACCAGTGGCCCCGTGAGGTCGCCGCGTTCTTCGGCACAGACGACGAGCCCGAGTGTCACATGGCGTTCGACTTTCCGGTCATGCCACGGATCTTCTATGCGCTGCGGTCGCAGCAGTCCGAGGAGCTCGTGCGTGTGCTCTCCGAGTCCACAGACATTCCGGATTGGGCCGGCTGGGGCGTCTTCCTGCGCAATCACGACGAGCTGACCCTTGAAATGGTGAGCGAGGAGTATCGCCAGGCGATGTACGGGTGGTATGCGTATGACCCGCGTATGCGTGCGAACGTCGGAATTCGCCGACGTCTCGCGCCGCTCCTCGACAATTCGCGCGCTGAGCTCGAGCTCACCCACGCGCTGCTGTTCGCGCTCCCCGGGAGCCCGTTTCTGTATTACGGCGACGAGATCGGAATGGGCGATAACATCTGGCTGCCCGACCGTGACTCGTCGCGGACGCCGATGCAGTGGACTCCCGACAGGAACGCCGGATTCTCGAGCGCCGATCCGGGCAAGCTGTACCTCCCGGTCGTGCGCTCCCTCGTGTACAACTACACGCTGGTGAACGTCGAATCGCAGCTCGCCCAGTCGGGCTCGTTGCTGCACTGGATCCGAAATGTGATTCACGTGCGAAAGAGCCACCCGGCATTCGGACTCGGCGGCATGCACGTTGCTGCATCAAGCCACGATTCAGTTCTGGCGTTCGTACGTGACTACCCAGGAGGATCGGCGCCGAGCGGGGACTGGCCCGAGACTGTTCTCTGCGTCTTCAGCTTCGCCCACAACGCAGTGTCGACGACACTCGAGCTGCCGGAGCTCGCCGGCTGCGAGCTCCGGGATCTCTTCGGCGGCGCTCCCTTCCCCAAGGTCGGCGACGACGGCACCGTGACTCTGACCATCGGAACACAGAGCTTCTACTGGCTGCAGGTTATGCCCGCGCAGGGCGCCGGTACCGGTCGCTGA
- a CDS encoding ABC transporter ATP-binding protein, with protein sequence MSTVLDFTGVTVVRNGTAILDGIDWRVDDSERWVILGPNGAGKTTLLQLASTLMYPTRGQVSILNETLGHVDVFELRPRIGFASSAMAKRIPFDETVINVVMTAAYSVTGRWNEAYEDLDEKRARRVLAEWRLDHLADRRFGTLSDGEQKRTQIARGVMTDPEMLLLDEPAASLDLGAREELLVLLSGYAQAADAPAIVMVTHHVEEIPTGITHALLLRDGRIVSAGPLEQSLTSKTLSETFDMPIELTQHEGRYAARAR encoded by the coding sequence ATGTCGACGGTTCTCGATTTCACCGGTGTCACGGTCGTTCGCAACGGCACAGCCATTCTCGACGGTATCGATTGGCGCGTTGACGACTCTGAGCGCTGGGTCATCCTCGGTCCGAACGGGGCAGGGAAGACAACGCTGCTGCAGCTTGCGTCAACGCTCATGTACCCGACTCGCGGTCAAGTTTCCATACTCAACGAGACGCTTGGACACGTCGACGTCTTCGAGTTGCGTCCGCGAATCGGCTTTGCCTCGAGCGCGATGGCAAAACGTATTCCGTTCGACGAAACGGTGATCAACGTCGTGATGACCGCTGCCTACTCGGTCACGGGCAGGTGGAACGAGGCCTACGAAGATCTTGACGAGAAGCGCGCGCGCCGAGTACTCGCCGAGTGGCGCCTGGATCATCTCGCGGACCGACGGTTCGGCACGCTGAGCGACGGTGAGCAGAAGCGCACGCAGATCGCCCGTGGAGTCATGACCGACCCTGAGATGCTGCTCTTGGATGAGCCGGCCGCGAGCCTCGACCTCGGCGCTCGCGAAGAGCTGCTCGTGCTCCTCAGCGGGTACGCCCAGGCGGCCGACGCACCGGCGATCGTCATGGTCACTCATCACGTCGAAGAGATTCCGACGGGCATCACCCACGCGCTCCTGCTGCGCGATGGTCGTATTGTCTCCGCAGGTCCTCTGGAGCAGTCGCTCACCTCGAAGACGTTGAGTGAGACATTTGATATGCCCATCGAACTGACCCAGCACGAGGGGCGCTACGCGGCGCGTGCGCGATGA